ACCATCTCGAAGTGTCATGCAGCCGAATTTTTTGAAGTACTCGCATTAGGCCGAGTACTTCAAAATATCCGTCCAGGATGACAAGATGAAATAGTCATACAAGCGAGTGTAACCGTTCACGACTCCAAAAATTTTGTTGAAACTTTGAGTCGCAATTTCGGTGGAAAACGATACTTCGATCACGCGCGGCCATTCGACATCAATTTCGAATAAAGTTCTTCCAGGGCCATGACATTGCGTTCCACGCTGAAAGCCTGGCTGCGCTCACGCGCGGCTTTGCTGAATTTTTCCCGCAGAGCAGCGTCACGCAGCAAGCGCAACCAGCCTTGCGCGAGTGCAGCGCTATCTGCGGCCGGAACCAACAAGCCATTGACCTCATGCTGCACCATTTCTTTCATGCCACCAACGGCGGTAACGACTACCGGCTTGCCGGCGGCCATGGCTTCCGCCAGCGCAAATGGAAATCCTTCCGTCAACGAGGCCATCACTGCGATATCAAATGCGGCAAACGCCGCGGCGACTTCCGAGACGAACCCGGCAAAATGGAGTTTGCCTTTAAGATTGAGTTTCATCGCGAGCGCTTCAAGCTCTTCACGCAGGGGGCCGTCGCCCGCAATGATAAAACGCGCCTCGGGATATTCTTGCGCGACTTTGCCGGCGGCTTCGACGAAATAGCGGTTGCCTTTTTCTTCACGCAGCCGCGTCATCGTGCCGATGACAAGTTGATGATCAGCGAGGCCAAATTTTTCACGAAAGGCCTTGACCTTTGCCGGATCCGCAGTTTTAAAGTTATTCAGATTGACGCCGTTCCAGACCACGCTTGTCTTACCCGCCGGCACGTGGCGTCCCGAAACCAAGAATTCCCGCACGCTTTCACTGACGCCCACCGCCAAATCCGTTCTGTTGCGCAGCAGCCAATCCATCACAAATTGATGCGGCTGAATTTTGAGAATGGCCCATTCGTGTACCAACGCGGGAATCTTCACCCGTTTCGCGGCGAGCCGGCCGAAGTTCGCGGCGCTATAGCCGTGCAAATGCAGCAAATCGATTTTTTCCCGCTTCACCAGATCGGCAATTGCGCCGACGTTGGCGAAGGAATACTTGCCTTTGTCGATGTAAAAAAGCCGGACACCGTTGTCTTCGAGATGCTTGCTGGCGGCGTCCGGCGGGCGCAGTACGGAGGCCATTACTTCAAAACGGCGCGTGTCGGCATGCTTGAACCACTCGATGAAACAGAGCGCAACGCTGCTTGGGTTGACTCC
This DNA window, taken from Cytophagia bacterium CHB2, encodes the following:
- a CDS encoding glycosyltransferase family 4 protein yields the protein MHHWRGRRHHSGYSRLENRRGRARKGSQGSPRNVGQNRNCLNETHTPRDSILNMSTRERKKANMSRTHRILHVIDKLSMDGVNPSSVALCFIEWFKHADTRRFEVMASVLRPPDAASKHLEDNGVRLFYIDKGKYSFANVGAIADLVKREKIDLLHLHGYSAANFGRLAAKRVKIPALVHEWAILKIQPHQFVMDWLLRNRTDLAVGVSESVREFLVSGRHVPAGKTSVVWNGVNLNNFKTADPAKVKAFREKFGLADHQLVIGTMTRLREEKGNRYFVEAAGKVAQEYPEARFIIAGDGPLREELEALAMKLNLKGKLHFAGFVSEVAAAFAAFDIAVMASLTEGFPFALAEAMAAGKPVVVTAVGGMKEMVQHEVNGLLVPAADSAALAQGWLRLLRDAALREKFSKAARERSQAFSVERNVMALEELYSKLMSNGRA